One Hevea brasiliensis isolate MT/VB/25A 57/8 chromosome 5, ASM3005281v1, whole genome shotgun sequence genomic region harbors:
- the LOC110652017 gene encoding phenylacetaldehyde synthase-like — protein sequence MGSLPTDTFSPLDSNTFIDESKMVIDFISDYYKNIEKYPVRSQVQPGYLSGELPQSAPYSPESLEDILKDVSDKIMPGLTHWQSPNFFAYFQANASNAGFLGEMLCSGLNIVGFNWISSPAATELESLVIDWLGKLLKLPPSFLFSGNGGGVLHGSTCEAVVCTLAAARDKTLKRTGWDKITKLVVYASDQTHATLFKDTKLVGIPSSNIRSLPTSFLSGFSLPPQTLQEAIENDIKSGFYPLFLCATVGTTACGAVDPIRELGEIATKYNLWFHIDAAYAGSACICPEFRHYLDGVELADSISMNPHKWLLTNMDSCCLWVKQPHSLINSLASDAEFLRNSASESNNVVDYKDWQIALSRRFKASKLWVVLRRHGLSNIMYHIRSDVNLAKRFESLVSTDKRFEIVVPRRFALVCFRLKPNNGVNGSELNRRLLSSVNESGRAFMTHGVAGGEYFIRCAIGSTLTEERHVSELWKLIQDKAQTILANAAT from the coding sequence ATGGGCAGTCTCCCCACAGACACCTTCTCCCCTTTAGACTCTAATACTTTCATAGATGAGTCAAAAATGGTGATCGATTTCATTTCTGACTATTACAAGAATATAGAAAAATACCCAGTTCGAAGCCAAGTTCAGCCTGGATACCTTTCAGGCGAATTGCCTCAGTCAGCACCATATAGTCCTGAGTCATTGGAAGATATCCTAAAAGACGTTTCGGATAAAATTATGCCAGGCCTCACTCACTGGCAAAGTCCCAACTTCTTTGCATACTTCCAAGCAAATGCCAGCAATGCTGGCTTTCTTGGAGAGATGCTTTGTTCAGGCCTGAATATCGTTGGCTTCAATTGGATTTCATCTCCAGCCGCAACCGAACTAGAATCCCTTGTCATAGATTGGCTGGGAAAATTGTTGAAGCTTCCGCCCTCATTTCTCTTCTCTGGTAATGGAGGCGGTGTCTTGCACGGCAGCACATGTGAGGCTGTAGTATGCACTTTGGCTGCAGCAAGAGATAAGACCTTGAAAAGGACGGGATGGGATAAAATTACAAAGTTGGTGGTTTATGCCTCTGATCAAACTCATGCCACTCTCTTCAAGGATACCAAATTAGTTGGTATCCCATCCTCTAATATCCGTTCTCTCCCTACTTCATTTTTATCTGGGTTTTCCTTGCCACCTCAAACACTTCAAGAAGCAATCGAAAATGATATAAAATCTGGGTTTTATCCATTGTTTCTTTGTGCCACTGTGGGAACAACTGCCTGCGGAGCAGTTGATCCTATACGAGAACTGGGGGAAATTGCTACGAAATACAACTTATGGTTCCACATTGACGCAGCTTATGCTGGGAGTGCCTGCATATGCCCCGAGTTCAGGCATTATTTGGATGGTGTAGAACTTGCAGATTCAATTAGTATGAACCCACATAAATGGTTACTCACTAACATGGACAGTTGTTGTTTGTGGGTTAAGCAACCCCATTCATTAATCAACTCATTAGCCAGTGATGCAGAATTCTTGAGGAATTCCGCGAGTGAATCAAACAACGTAGTGGACTACAAAGATTGGCAAATTGCATTGAGCAGGCGATTCAAGGCCTCAAAGCTTTGGGTTGTTCTACGTAGACATGGATTGAGCAATATTATGTACCACATACGCAGCGATGTGAATTTGGCAAAGAGGTTTGAGTCCCTGGTGAGTACGGACAAGAGGTTCGAGATAGTAGTGCCAAGGAGGTTCGCCTTGGTTTGCTTCAGGCTCAAACCCAATAATGGAGTCAATGGCTCCGAATTGAACAGGCGACTACTGTCTTCTGTGAACGAGAGCGGACGTGCCTTCATGACTCATGGGGTGGCTGGAGGAGAGTATTTTATCCGCTGTGCGATTGGATCCACATTGACTGAAGAAAGACATGTAAGTGAGTTGTGGAAGCTGATTCAAGATAAGGCTCAAACAATTCTTGCTAATGCAGCAACGTAA
- the LOC110652027 gene encoding tyrosine decarboxylase 1-like yields the protein MGSHSTTTFSPLDSNTFTDESKIVIDFIADYYKNIEKYPVRSQVQPGYLSAELPQSAPYCPESLKDILKDVSNSIMPGLTHWQSPNFFAYFQANASNAGFLGEMLCSGLNIVGFNWISSPAATELESLVIDWMGKLLKLPPSFLFSGNGGGVLHGSTCEAVVCTLAAARDKALKRMGWDKITKLVVYASDQTHATLFKGTKIVGIPSSNIRSLPTSFLSGFSLPPQTLQEAIENDIKSGFYPLFLCATVGTTACGAVDPIRELGEIATKYNLWFHIDAAYAGSACICPEFRHYLDGVELADSISMNPHKWLLTNMDCCCLWVKQPHSLINSLASDAEFLRNSASESNNVVDYKDWQIALSRRFKALKLWVVLRRHGLSNIMYHIRSDVNLAKRFESLVGTDKRFEIVVPRRFALVCFRLKPYNGINGLELNRRLLSAVNESGRAFMTHGVAGEEYFIRCAIGSTLTEERHVNELWKLIQDKAQTILANAAT from the coding sequence ATGGGTAGTCACTCTACAACCACCTTCTCCCCTTTAGACTCTAATACCTTCACAGACGAGTCAAAAATTGTGATTGATTTCATTGCTGACTATTACAAGAACATAGAAAAATACCCAGTTCGAAGCCAAGTTCAGCCTGGATACCTCTCAGCGGAATTGCCTCAATCAGCACCATATTGTCCTGAGTCATTGAAAGATATCCTAAAAGACGTTTCTAATAGCATTATGCCAGGCCTCACTCACTGGCAAAGTCCCAACTTCTTTGCATACTTCCAAGCAAATGCAAGCAATGCTGGCTTTCTTGGAGAGATGCTTTGTTCAGGCCTGAATATTGTTGGCTTCAACTGGATTTCATCTCCAGCCGCAACTGAGCTAGAATCCCTTGTCATAGATTGGATGGGAAAACTGTTGAAGCTTCCGCCCTCATTTCTCTTCTCTGGTAATGGAGGCGGTGTCTTGCATGGCAGCACATGTGAGGCTGTAGTGTGCACTTTGGCTGCAGCAAGAGATAAGGCCTTGAAAAGGATGGGATGGGATAAAATTACAAAGTTGGTGGTTTATGCCTCTGATCAAACTCATGCCACTCTCTTCAAGGGTACCAAAATAGTAGGTATCCCATCCTCTAATATCCGTTCCCTCCCTACTTCATTTTTATCTGGGTTTTCCCTGCCACCTCAAACACTTCAAGAAGCAATCGAAAATGATATAAAATCTGGGTTTTATCCATTGTTTCTTTGTGCCACTGTGGGAACAACTGCCTGCGGAGCAGTTGATCCTATACGAGAACTAGGGGAAATTGCTACGAAATACAACTTATGGTTCCACATTGACGCAGCTTATGCTGGGAGTGCCTGCATATGCCCCGAGTTCAGGCATTATTTGGATGGTGTAGAACTTGCAGATTCAATTAGTATGAACCCACATAAATGGTTACTCACCAACATGGACTGTTGTTGTTTGTGGGTTAAGCAACCCCATTCATTAATCAACTCATTAGCCAGTGATGCAGAATTCTTGAGGAATTCCGCGAGTGAATCAAACAATGTAGTGGACTACAAAGATTGGCAAATTGCATTGAGCAGGCGATTCAAGGCCTTAAAGCTTTGGGTTGTTCTACGTAGACATGGATTAAGCAATATTATGTACCACATCCGCAGCGATGTGAATTTGGCAAAGAGGTTTGAGTCGCTGGTGGGTACTGACAAGAGGTTCGAGATAGTAGTGCCAAGGAGGTTCGCCTTGGTTTGCTTCAGGCTCAAACCCTATAATGGAATCAATGGCCTCGAATTGAACAGGCGACTGCTGTCTGCTGTGAACGAAAGCGGACGTGCCTTCATGACTCATGGGGTGGCAGGGGAAGAGTATTTTATCCGCTGTGCGATTGGATCCACATTGACTGAAGAAAGGCATGTGAATGAGTTGTGGAAGCTGATTCAAGATAAGGCTCAAACAATTCTTGCTAATGCAGCAACGTAA